The Cetobacterium somerae ATCC BAA-474 genome has a window encoding:
- a CDS encoding helix-turn-helix transcriptional regulator yields the protein MKIKEDKFYTAKEVAEMIKMSEMSAYRLIRKMNADLEKEGKIVIKGKISKRYFEEKTGI from the coding sequence ATGAAGATTAAAGAAGACAAATTTTATACTGCTAAAGAGGTAGCTGAAATGATTAAAATGTCAGAAATGTCAGCTTATAGGTTAATTAGAAAAATGAATGCAGATTTAGAAAAGGAGGGGAAAATAGTGATTAAAGGAAAAATAAGTAAACGATATTTTGAAGAAAAAACAGGTATTTGA